A stretch of Lutra lutra chromosome 9, mLutLut1.2, whole genome shotgun sequence DNA encodes these proteins:
- the LOC125109815 gene encoding proliferation-associated protein 2G4-like — protein sequence MRIHIIVANGHDFPKHFVRIYLLRSRGDPFVVDVAQGTQVTGRKADVIKAAHLCAEAALRLVKPGNQNTQVTEAWNKVAHSFNCTPIEGMLSHQLKQHVIDGEKTIIQNPTDQQKKDHEKAEFEVHEVYAVDVLFSSGEGKAKDAGQRTTIYKRDPSKQYGLKMKTSRAFFSEVERRFDAMPFTLRAFEDEKKARMGVVECAKHELLQPFNVLYEKEGEFVAQFKFTVLLMPNGPMRITSGPFEPELYKSEMEVQDAELKALLQSSASWKTQKKKKKKASKTAENATSGETLEENEAGD from the coding sequence ATTTATCTCCTGAGATCCAGAGGAGATCCTTTTGTGGTTGACGTAGCTCAGGGGACCCAAGTAACAGGGCGGAAAGCAGATGTTATTAAGGCAGCTCACCTTTGTGCTGAAGCTGCCCTGCGCCTGGTCAAACCTGGAAACCAGAATACACAAGTGACAGAAGCCTGGAACAAGGTTGCCCACTCGTTTAATTGCACACCAATAGAAGGTATGTTGTCTCATCAGTTGAAGCAGCATGTCATCGATGGAGAGAAAACAATTATCCAGAATCCCACAGACCAGCAGAAGAAGGACCATGAAAAAGCTGAATTTGAGGTACATGAAGTATATGCCGTGGATGTGCTTTTCAGCTCAGGAGAGGGCAAGGCCAAGGATGCGGGACAGAGAACCACCATTTACAAACGAGACCCTTCTAAACAGTATGgtctgaaaatgaaaacttcacGTGCCTTCTTCAGTGAGGTTGAAAGGCGTTTTGATGCCATGCCATTTACTTTAAGAGCATTTGAAGACGAGAAGAAGGCCCGGATGGGTGTGGTGGAGTGCGCCAAACATGAACTGCTGCAGCCATTTAATGTTCTCTATGAGAAGGAGGGTGAATTTGTTGCCCAGTTTAAATTTACAGTCCTGCTCATGCCCAATGGCCCCATGCGGATAACCAGTGGTCCCTTTGAACCTGAACTCTACAAGTCTGAGATGGAGGTCCAAGATGCAGAGCTAAAGGCCCTCCTCCAGAGTTCTGCAAGTtggaaaacccagaaaaagaaaaaaaagaaggcctcCAAGACTGCAGAGAATGCCACCAGTGGGGAAACATTAGAAGAGAATGAAGCTGGGGACTGA